In a single window of the Bacillales bacterium genome:
- a CDS encoding ABC transporter ATP-binding protein, with protein sequence MRKGVGVKMPPIYEVKNLEKTYKKGKVKANKNISFTVNKGEILGVFGPNGAGKSTLIKQMVGHIRPTKGDIWFRGNRLFEQTARVAEQVAYYAQEPYAMEKLKVSEAIKFTGRLRGMTKADADEAGEWLIERLKLTNVRHKLLRRVSGGQKRLVGIAAALIGHMEVLILDEPTNELDPENRRLVWNLILESNKERGVTVLLVTHNVLEAEQVVDRVMMVDKGELLAIDTVGNLKNMVDQRLRIEVTSAFGKRKVAEDWLRRRGEIEVVSENRFRLFIDKQQAGETVQEMVENSEQMACEEYKLLPPSLEDVYFHLGGREGFEHGK encoded by the coding sequence GTGAGGAAGGGAGTTGGCGTGAAAATGCCGCCGATTTACGAAGTGAAGAATCTTGAAAAGACGTACAAAAAAGGAAAAGTGAAAGCGAACAAAAACATTTCGTTCACGGTGAACAAAGGAGAAATTCTCGGCGTGTTCGGTCCGAACGGGGCGGGGAAATCGACGTTGATCAAGCAGATGGTCGGCCACATTCGGCCGACGAAGGGAGATATTTGGTTTCGAGGAAACCGATTGTTTGAGCAAACGGCGCGGGTCGCGGAACAAGTCGCTTATTATGCGCAAGAACCTTACGCGATGGAAAAATTGAAAGTTTCTGAGGCTATTAAGTTCACCGGGCGTTTGCGAGGAATGACGAAGGCTGATGCCGATGAGGCCGGCGAATGGCTGATTGAGCGGCTGAAGTTGACGAATGTGAGGCATAAATTGTTGCGGCGGGTATCCGGCGGGCAAAAGCGGCTCGTCGGGATCGCGGCGGCACTGATCGGGCACATGGAAGTGCTTATTCTCGATGAACCGACGAACGAGTTGGATCCGGAAAACCGCCGGCTCGTTTGGAATTTAATTCTCGAATCGAATAAAGAGCGCGGCGTGACGGTGTTGCTTGTGACGCATAACGTTCTTGAAGCTGAACAGGTTGTCGATCGTGTGATGATGGTCGACAAGGGGGAATTGTTGGCGATCGATACAGTAGGCAACTTAAAAAACATGGTTGATCAACGATTGCGAATCGAAGTGACTTCGGCTTTCGGGAAGCGAAAAGTCGCTGAGGATTGGCTAAGGAGACGCGGGGAAATCGAAGTCGTGAGCGAAAACCGTTTCCGGTTGTTCATTGACAAGCAACAAGCGGGGGAAACGGTGCAGGAAATGGTAGAAAACAGCGAACAAATGGCGTGCGAGGAATACAAGTTGCTTCCGCCTAGTTTGGAAGACGTATATTTTCATCTTGGCGGACGGGAGGGGTTTGAACATGGAAAATAA
- a CDS encoding anti-sigma factor yields the protein MNCRNGWREEEVVDFVLNRLAKDKSEAFQRHLPDCQVCQEQQSEWAAMFDDESAERLDAPSVGVKRKLMRRLQPARVRRPWKRMLRPHFYFTAAAALAMVFALVDMFPPGMPQHSERPGNGVVDGRAANFVNIPGANNVQNVSVSDENIEGYLWLNRSTDELLLFLDGLPRVSGKDYQAWLVKNNDRRDAGLLKVTQGVASLYVRRSGVGQFHHIVVTIEPKGGSVAQTGPRRLVVQWDDE from the coding sequence GTGAATTGTCGAAACGGATGGAGAGAGGAAGAAGTCGTCGATTTTGTTTTGAACCGGCTGGCTAAGGACAAAAGCGAAGCTTTTCAGCGGCATTTGCCCGATTGCCAGGTGTGTCAAGAGCAACAAAGCGAGTGGGCGGCGATGTTCGACGATGAATCAGCAGAACGGCTTGACGCCCCGTCCGTTGGCGTCAAAAGAAAGTTGATGCGTCGTCTTCAGCCGGCTCGCGTGCGTCGGCCGTGGAAAAGGATGCTTCGTCCGCATTTTTATTTCACGGCAGCTGCGGCATTGGCGATGGTGTTCGCGCTTGTCGATATGTTCCCGCCGGGTATGCCGCAACATTCGGAGCGGCCGGGGAACGGTGTTGTGGACGGAAGAGCGGCAAACTTTGTCAACATTCCCGGAGCGAACAATGTGCAAAATGTCTCGGTAAGCGACGAAAACATTGAAGGTTATTTATGGCTGAACCGGTCAACGGATGAATTGTTGTTGTTTCTCGACGGACTCCCGCGCGTCAGCGGAAAAGATTATCAGGCGTGGCTCGTCAAGAACAATGACAGGCGGGACGCCGGCTTGCTGAAGGTAACGCAAGGGGTCGCGAGTTTATACGTTCGGCGTTCAGGCGTCGGCCAATTTCACCATATCGTCGTTACGATCGAACCGAAAGGCGGAAGCGTAGCGCAAACCGGACCGCGAAGGCTTGTCGTTCAATGGGATGATGAATGA
- a CDS encoding sigma-70 family RNA polymerase sigma factor yields MKPTDDLQMLMAEIKGGSMEAFEAFYEQMAPFVFSVAMKVMKDRREAEDVCHDVFFEVYRKASGYDPSRGSVNAWLAVKTKSRCLDRLRKQQRVVVEEPREGWQTLFADPGFSTEEKVMKKVDGEAVYSALTQIPESQQQAIFEKFYGSRTQKEIAAHMKRPVGTVKSLIRYGIHNMRKQLQQFGWPESAVERRREP; encoded by the coding sequence TTGAAACCGACCGACGATTTGCAAATGTTGATGGCTGAGATCAAAGGCGGCTCGATGGAAGCATTCGAAGCTTTTTACGAGCAAATGGCGCCGTTCGTGTTTTCGGTTGCTATGAAAGTGATGAAAGATCGAAGGGAAGCCGAAGACGTTTGTCACGACGTGTTTTTCGAAGTTTATCGGAAAGCTTCCGGATACGATCCGTCGAGGGGGAGCGTGAACGCGTGGCTGGCGGTGAAAACGAAAAGCCGCTGCCTTGACCGGCTGAGAAAGCAGCAGCGCGTCGTCGTTGAGGAACCGAGAGAAGGCTGGCAAACGTTGTTTGCGGATCCTGGCTTTTCAACGGAAGAGAAAGTGATGAAAAAAGTTGACGGCGAAGCGGTATATTCAGCATTGACGCAAATACCTGAATCCCAACAACAAGCGATTTTTGAAAAATTTTATGGAAGCCGCACGCAAAAAGAGATTGCCGCGCACATGAAGCGTCCGGTCGGAACGGTGAAGTCGTTGATTCGATATGGGATTCACAACATGCGAAAACAATTGCAGCAGTTCGGTTGGCCCGAATCCGCGGTTGAAAGGAGGCGGGAGCCGTGA
- a CDS encoding NEW3 domain-containing protein → MFKKVLSVFLFILLGFGSFSAAVPTAHAAGGIELYTSYAGISVTPGESIDYNVDLINTGSSIKQVSFEVKGLPKDWSYKLTSGGWDLNELAVKPGESQAFTFTVNVPQKVDKGTYNFTLSADGDGAHADLPLSVTVTKQGTFKTELNVEQPNMQGHADSDFTYTATLENHTADKQRYALSADAPKGWDVVFKADGKNVTSVVVEPGSSKDIDVTLNPPEKVKAKTYKVMIKASNGSTKAQNVLEAVITGTYELELTTPSGRLSTDITAGDEKTIQLKIVNNGSSPLRNISLSADTPPGWKVEFEPNEIDKIDAGKSKIVEATITASDKAIAGDYVVQMSASADEASDDAEFRISVKTSLLWGWVGVLVVIAVVAGIYYLFRTYGRR, encoded by the coding sequence ATGTTCAAAAAAGTTTTATCGGTCTTTTTGTTTATCTTGTTAGGCTTCGGTTCGTTTTCCGCTGCCGTGCCGACCGCTCACGCAGCTGGTGGGATCGAACTGTATACTTCGTATGCGGGCATTTCCGTAACGCCGGGAGAATCGATTGATTACAACGTGGACTTGATCAATACCGGCTCAAGCATTAAGCAAGTTTCTTTCGAAGTTAAAGGATTGCCGAAAGATTGGAGTTACAAGTTGACTTCCGGCGGTTGGGATTTGAACGAATTGGCGGTCAAGCCGGGAGAAAGTCAAGCGTTCACGTTTACCGTAAATGTCCCGCAAAAAGTGGACAAAGGCACGTACAATTTTACGCTGTCGGCCGACGGGGATGGAGCGCACGCCGATTTGCCGTTGTCGGTGACGGTTACGAAACAAGGAACGTTCAAAACCGAATTGAATGTTGAACAGCCGAACATGCAGGGACATGCCGATTCCGATTTCACTTACACGGCGACATTGGAAAATCATACGGCGGACAAGCAAAGATATGCGCTGTCTGCAGACGCTCCGAAAGGATGGGACGTCGTATTCAAAGCGGACGGGAAGAATGTGACGTCCGTTGTTGTAGAGCCGGGATCGTCCAAAGACATTGATGTTACGCTCAACCCGCCGGAAAAAGTGAAAGCGAAAACGTACAAAGTGATGATCAAAGCCTCCAACGGCTCAACTAAGGCGCAAAACGTGCTCGAAGCCGTCATCACCGGAACGTACGAACTTGAACTGACGACGCCAAGCGGAAGATTAAGTACGGACATTACCGCAGGCGACGAAAAGACGATTCAATTAAAAATCGTCAACAACGGCTCCTCGCCTCTTCGGAATATATCGCTAAGCGCTGATACGCCTCCCGGCTGGAAAGTCGAGTTTGAACCGAACGAGATCGATAAAATCGATGCGGGCAAATCGAAAATCGTCGAAGCCACGATTACGGCTTCCGACAAAGCCATTGCCGGCGATTACGTCGTTCAAATGAGCGCTTCTGCCGACGAGGCGAGTGACGACGCGGAATTTCGCATTTCGGTCAAAACATCGCTGTTATGGGGATGGGTAGGCGTACTCGTTGTCATTGCCGTCGTAGCGGGCATTTACTATTTGTTCCGTACATACGGGAGGAGATAG
- a CDS encoding ABC transporter ATP-binding protein translates to MAEVIISLEQLTKQYDETTAVDHLTLHIEKGEIFGLLGPNGAGKSTTILMMLGLTEPTSGAVSVCGVDSIRNPIEVKRKVGYLPDDVGFYDDLSGLDNLLYTARLNRVPMQEARERAKTLLKRVGLAESADKKAGKYSRGMRQRLGLADLLIKNPEVIILDEPTLGIDPEGVREFLQMIRRLSRDEGITVLLSSHHLHQVQQICDRVGLFVRGKLLAEGDIRTLADELFSGRPLVVQVKAPEIPESCLEKLNGLDGVTNVFRDKSGLSIECEKDVTANIARTIIDATGSLDAISKRDYGLDEIYHQYFEGGEARAQP, encoded by the coding sequence ATGGCCGAAGTCATCATCTCGCTCGAGCAATTGACGAAACAGTACGATGAAACGACGGCAGTCGATCATTTAACGTTGCACATAGAAAAAGGTGAAATCTTTGGTTTGCTCGGCCCAAACGGCGCCGGCAAGTCAACAACAATCTTAATGATGCTTGGGCTAACTGAGCCGACTTCCGGTGCTGTTTCCGTTTGCGGCGTCGATTCCATTCGCAATCCAATCGAAGTCAAACGGAAAGTTGGTTATTTGCCGGACGACGTCGGATTTTACGACGACCTCTCCGGTCTCGACAATTTGTTGTATACCGCTCGCTTGAACCGCGTGCCGATGCAAGAAGCGCGCGAACGCGCAAAAACGTTGCTCAAACGTGTCGGCCTCGCCGAATCCGCCGACAAAAAAGCTGGGAAGTATTCGCGCGGCATGAGGCAACGGCTCGGGTTGGCTGACCTTTTAATCAAAAATCCCGAAGTGATCATATTGGACGAACCGACGCTCGGCATTGATCCGGAAGGGGTGCGCGAATTTTTGCAAATGATTCGCCGGCTCAGCCGGGACGAAGGCATCACCGTGCTGCTTTCCTCCCATCATTTGCATCAAGTGCAGCAAATTTGCGATCGCGTCGGCTTGTTCGTTCGCGGAAAACTGCTCGCCGAAGGCGACATTCGCACGTTGGCCGACGAATTGTTCTCTGGTCGTCCGCTCGTTGTGCAAGTGAAAGCCCCGGAAATTCCGGAATCATGCCTTGAAAAGCTGAACGGTTTGGACGGTGTGACGAACGTCTTTCGGGACAAGTCAGGGCTGTCGATTGAATGCGAAAAAGATGTGACGGCTAACATTGCCCGCACTATCATCGATGCCACAGGATCGTTAGACGCCATTTCGAAACGGGATTACGGGCTGGACGAGATTTACCATCAGTATTTCGAAGGAGGTGAAGCTCGTGCGCAACCTTAA
- a CDS encoding ABC transporter permease, whose protein sequence is MRNLNFRKTASEPKRGIDPFWVIVQKEIGDHITSWRYIILLAIIALTCLASLYSASQTIRDVVSENSDKDFTGTFLFLKLFTITGSETALPSFVTFVSFLGPLLGIALGFDAINSERSKGTLSRMMSQPVPRDYIINAKFVAALTVISILFFALGFLVMGMGIYIFGIPPTAEEFWRIIFFIVLSIVYVAFWLNLAILFSVRFRQAATSALSGIAVWLFFSVFYNMLIGLIANATAPAKQAVQSVAALMHHQSFIFFLTRLSPSQLFSDGTTTLLTPSVRSLGPLTMQQVVGAIPSPLPLGQSLLLVWPQVTSLIAATAVCFGISYLLFMRQEIRSR, encoded by the coding sequence GTGCGCAACCTTAATTTTCGTAAAACCGCTTCCGAACCGAAACGAGGCATTGATCCGTTTTGGGTTATCGTACAAAAGGAAATCGGCGACCACATCACGAGCTGGCGTTACATCATTTTATTGGCCATCATCGCGCTCACGTGTCTCGCCTCTTTGTATTCTGCGTCACAAACAATTCGCGACGTCGTTTCAGAAAACAGTGACAAAGATTTCACCGGCACGTTCCTTTTCTTGAAATTGTTCACGATTACGGGCTCTGAAACAGCATTGCCGTCTTTTGTCACGTTCGTTTCCTTTCTCGGACCGCTGCTCGGCATTGCCCTCGGTTTTGACGCGATCAATTCCGAACGTTCGAAAGGCACGTTGAGCCGCATGATGTCTCAACCAGTCCCGCGCGATTACATTATTAATGCCAAATTTGTTGCGGCTCTGACAGTTATCAGCATTTTGTTTTTCGCGCTCGGCTTTCTCGTCATGGGAATGGGCATTTACATTTTCGGTATCCCGCCGACCGCGGAAGAATTTTGGCGCATCATTTTCTTCATTGTCTTGAGCATCGTCTACGTCGCCTTCTGGCTCAACTTGGCGATATTGTTCTCCGTACGTTTTCGCCAGGCGGCGACTTCCGCGCTTTCGGGTATCGCGGTCTGGTTGTTTTTCAGCGTTTTTTACAACATGTTGATCGGTTTAATCGCCAATGCGACCGCACCGGCAAAACAAGCCGTTCAATCTGTCGCGGCGCTCATGCACCACCAGTCGTTCATTTTCTTTTTGACACGGTTGTCACCGAGCCAATTGTTCAGCGACGGAACGACGACATTATTGACGCCTTCTGTTCGTTCGCTCGGCCCGCTGACGATGCAGCAAGTCGTCGGAGCGATCCCAAGCCCGCTGCCGCTCGGACAAAGCTTGCTGCTCGTCTGGCCGCAGGTGACGAGCTTAATCGCCGCAACTGCCGTTTGCTTCGGAATTTCTTATTTGTTGTTCATGCGTCAGGAAATCCGTTCGCGGTAA
- a CDS encoding YegS/Rv2252/BmrU family lipid kinase yields MTKASIIYNPKAGNKKLSSAMDQIVARMLDAYDSVSLYETKKPGDGADYVRRLENKTDVVVTAGGDGTVNEIAGTLCALDNRPSLAVIPGGTCNDFSRAIGMAQHPLRAVEQIVRGKKKSIEVGCFENRYFLNFWGIGLITEVSSEIDPRKKASLGRLAYYISALQNLSNPKSFHLRLESEDRHFEGEAVMVIVGNGPFTGGVRAFFPRLDVGDGKLDVLIVKRTSLRFIWSWLHSKVYETFPVQEDNLIHFRTKKLRISADPEQLVDCDGERGQYTPAEVFVLPEHLDVLIGDLPN; encoded by the coding sequence ATGACGAAAGCATCCATCATTTATAACCCAAAAGCAGGGAACAAGAAGCTGTCTTCAGCCATGGATCAAATCGTCGCCCGGATGCTGGACGCATACGACTCAGTATCTCTGTATGAAACCAAAAAACCCGGAGACGGCGCGGACTACGTCCGCAGGCTGGAAAACAAAACAGACGTCGTCGTCACCGCCGGCGGGGACGGGACGGTCAACGAAATCGCCGGAACTTTATGCGCACTCGACAATCGCCCGTCCTTGGCAGTCATCCCCGGCGGTACGTGTAATGATTTTTCGCGGGCGATCGGCATGGCGCAACATCCGTTGAGAGCCGTTGAGCAAATCGTACGCGGCAAGAAAAAAAGCATTGAAGTCGGCTGTTTTGAAAATCGTTATTTTCTTAATTTTTGGGGGATTGGACTCATTACCGAAGTCTCGTCCGAAATCGATCCGCGCAAGAAAGCGTCGCTCGGCAGACTCGCGTATTACATAAGCGCGCTGCAAAACTTAAGCAACCCGAAATCGTTTCATCTCCGGCTGGAAAGTGAAGACAGACACTTTGAAGGTGAAGCGGTCATGGTGATCGTCGGAAACGGTCCGTTTACTGGCGGCGTGCGCGCCTTTTTTCCCCGCTTGGACGTCGGCGACGGAAAATTGGACGTGTTGATCGTGAAGCGAACCTCCTTGCGTTTCATTTGGTCATGGCTGCACTCGAAAGTTTATGAAACATTTCCCGTACAAGAAGACAACCTGATTCATTTCCGCACGAAAAAGCTCCGGATCAGTGCCGATCCCGAGCAGTTGGTCGACTGCGACGGCGAAAGAGGCCAATATACACCTGCCGAAGTCTTTGTATTACCCGAACATTTAGATGTCCTCATCGGCGATTTGCCGAATTAA
- a CDS encoding ferritin-like domain-containing protein, translated as MDQEKLNELIEGLNVDLAAEYSATIQYTYYASTVTGMAFQILKPFFEKEIPDEQGHALYLSEKIKTLGGEPTTKASEVKPVTEVSEMLEEARKAEKDTIERYEQRKRLAEELGLTELVVKLEDMIADETRHMEEMMRLLQDKRLS; from the coding sequence ATGGATCAAGAAAAACTGAACGAACTCATTGAAGGACTGAACGTCGACTTGGCCGCCGAATATTCCGCGACCATTCAATATACGTACTACGCGTCTACGGTTACCGGAATGGCTTTTCAAATTTTGAAACCGTTTTTCGAAAAAGAAATCCCGGATGAACAGGGACATGCTTTATACTTATCGGAAAAAATTAAAACGCTCGGCGGCGAACCAACGACGAAAGCTTCGGAAGTGAAACCGGTCACGGAAGTGAGCGAGATGCTCGAAGAGGCACGAAAAGCGGAAAAAGATACGATCGAACGATACGAACAAAGGAAACGATTGGCTGAAGAACTCGGACTGACGGAACTCGTTGTTAAATTGGAAGACATGATCGCCGACGAGACGCGGCACATGGAAGAGATGATGCGTTTATTGCAAGACAAAAGATTAAGCTGA
- a CDS encoding CotD family spore coat protein, whose product MNRCCRWMPPVAMPAVYDPARMSVVDVYHPVVVPHVHASHTQYRHHQVVEHRHFYPHTESQTCDTTQHNVNCGCPAPDPCHEKG is encoded by the coding sequence ATGAATCGCTGTTGCAGGTGGATGCCTCCGGTAGCGATGCCGGCGGTTTACGATCCGGCGAGAATGAGTGTCGTCGATGTTTATCATCCGGTTGTCGTCCCGCATGTCCATGCTTCTCATACGCAATATAGACATCATCAAGTCGTTGAACATCGACATTTCTATCCGCATACGGAGTCGCAAACGTGTGACACAACGCAGCATAACGTCAATTGCGGTTGCCCGGCTCCGGATCCGTGCCACGAAAAAGGCTAG
- a CDS encoding ABC transporter permease, with amino-acid sequence MTPETMWKERRSAFWNEAILYLRLMGNSGFMFSVYVAFLLGAYYYSVLLRELSPEFPSALVTAAVLTFYLTRSPIRTFVKPADLVFLLPMEQRLDPFFQKAIHYSFMVQGAVLLFVLFLLSPFYFDRIDPRTGMFALTVIVAFAVKYWNVTGKWNELHLQHRQPRYLSLSLRTAANFLFFWLLFRHASFYLLLALAIILLLIYVLIWKPVQREHPLKWERLLEAEAAQSAAFYRMANMFTDVPQLKNRIKPRRLLSGIVRIPFRRTSVFSVYYYKTFVRSGDFFGVFMRLLIVGAALLWVLPAGWMRIVVFLLLLYMSGLQLFTMWKIRTGGNWEALYPVSFKDRKRSFLRIVVALLLLQALVYEGSLILGGEGMRSLISFALGIAFVFWFAGVHLNKKIEKET; translated from the coding sequence GAAACCATGTGGAAAGAGAGGCGGTCCGCTTTTTGGAACGAAGCGATTCTTTATTTACGTCTGATGGGAAACAGCGGATTCATGTTTTCCGTCTATGTCGCTTTTCTCCTCGGCGCGTATTATTACAGCGTTTTGCTCCGGGAACTTTCTCCGGAGTTTCCTTCCGCGCTAGTGACCGCTGCCGTTTTGACGTTTTATTTGACAAGGAGTCCGATCCGCACTTTTGTCAAGCCGGCCGATCTAGTGTTCTTGCTGCCGATGGAACAGCGGTTGGATCCTTTTTTTCAAAAAGCGATCCACTATTCATTCATGGTTCAAGGCGCCGTTCTTTTGTTCGTGCTGTTTTTGCTCTCCCCTTTTTATTTTGACCGCATCGATCCGCGAACGGGTATGTTTGCCTTAACGGTCATCGTGGCATTCGCGGTCAAGTATTGGAACGTGACGGGAAAATGGAACGAGCTGCATTTGCAGCACCGCCAACCGCGGTATTTGTCATTGTCGCTTCGCACGGCCGCCAACTTTCTTTTCTTTTGGCTGCTGTTTCGTCACGCCTCATTTTACTTATTACTGGCATTGGCGATCATCTTGTTGTTGATTTATGTTCTCATTTGGAAACCGGTTCAGCGCGAACATCCTTTGAAGTGGGAACGTCTGCTTGAGGCGGAGGCGGCACAGTCAGCCGCTTTTTACCGAATGGCGAACATGTTCACCGATGTGCCGCAATTGAAAAACCGAATCAAACCGCGAAGACTGTTGAGCGGAATCGTCCGTATCCCTTTTCGGCGGACGTCCGTGTTTTCCGTATATTATTACAAGACGTTTGTTCGTTCCGGCGATTTTTTCGGCGTTTTCATGCGGCTATTAATCGTCGGTGCGGCATTACTCTGGGTTTTGCCCGCCGGCTGGATGCGGATCGTCGTCTTTTTGTTGCTTTTGTATATGTCGGGCCTACAATTATTCACCATGTGGAAAATTCGTACCGGCGGAAATTGGGAAGCATTGTATCCTGTTTCTTTCAAAGATAGGAAACGATCTTTTTTGCGCATTGTGGTTGCTTTATTGTTGCTGCAGGCGCTCGTCTATGAAGGGTCGCTCATCTTGGGTGGTGAAGGGATGCGAAGCTTGATCAGCTTTGCGCTTGGAATTGCATTCGTCTTTTGGTTCGCCGGTGTCCATTTGAACAAAAAAATCGAGAAAGAAACGTAA